The genomic interval CGAGGTCAAACAGCTGGCGGTACAGACCTCCAAGGCCGTGGAAGAAATCAAGCAGAAAGTGGACCGCATCCAGAGCGGCTCCAACAGTGCTCAGACGGGCATCGACGAAGTTTCCCAGATCATTCTGGCCATTCGTGAAGGTGTGGAAACGATCCGCGAGACGACTCATCAGCAAAGCCAGTCGACCTCCAATATCGCGCAAAGCACGTCTCAGATCAGTTCCATGGCAGAGGACATGACCAACAGAATCACCGGCCTTTCCTCCGGCATTGGAGAAATCTCGATGGCAGCCAACGATATGTCGACCGCCTCCAAAGGCCTGTCTGAAACCAGCGGCATTCTGAATGGTCGCGCTAGAAGCGGCGAAAGCAACGCCAGCCAGACAAGAGACCGTGCTCAATCGCTCAAAAAGGTGTCCCGAAGCCTCGTCCAGTCCGTCGCCGAATTCAAGGTTTGACGGTAATTCGAACAGAAAGCTGTAAGACCTTCCTATAGCCTTCGACCCGAAAGCGGGCCGAGGGCTCATTTTTTAGCATAATTTTTAGAGAAAAAAGCGATTCACTGCGTCACATAAACTTTACAAGACGGGGGTTCGTTGTTTACAAGGCCCCTACAATACGGCGCATCCTCCAGGAACGCGGCATCCACTCCAATAGTTTTCAGGCAATCAGTTTTTCAACTTTTGAAAGTCTCAATCGTTGAAAAGGGGATTGTTAATCAGGGGCCCATAGGAGCCATCCCCCGACCAACGGCTCCCCCAACTTTGCGAAGCGACAGGGCATAAGGTTCATGAAACTTCTCGCCGGCAATTCCAATCCGACCCTCACCAAACGCATTGCCGATTATCTCGGCATTGAAATCAGCGATGTTTCCGTAAGACGATTTGCGGACCAGGAAATCTTCATCGAAGTGCACGAAAATGTGCGCGGACAGGATGTCTTCGTGGTTCAGCCAACCTCTTATCCGGCCAACGACCATCTGATGGAACTGCTGATCCTGATCGACGCTCTGCGCCGCGCATCAGCACGCCGCATTACCGCTGTCGTGCCTTACTTCGGCTATGCACGCCAAGACAGGAAACCCGGCCCGAGAACACCAATCTCGGCAAAACTGGTTGCCAACCTCATCTCGAATGCGGGCGCAGATCGCGTCCTGACACTCGATCTGCATGCGGCCCAGATCCAGGGCTTCTTCGACATCCCGACCGACAACCTTTATGCCGCTCCGGTCTTTTCCCGCGACATTCTGGAACGCAACGAAGTCGAAGACGTCATGGTGGTTTCTCCAGACGTTGGCGGCGTGGTTCGTGCCCGTGCTCTGGCAAAACGCATTGGCGCCCCACTTTCCATCGTCGACAAGCGTCGTGAACGCGCTGGCGAATCCGAAGTGATGAACATCATCGGCGATGTAACAGGCCGCAACTGCGTGCTGGTGGACGATATCATCGATTCCGGCGGCACCCTGTGCAACGCAGCAGAAGCACTCATCAACAAGGGCGCAGCCTCGGTTACTGCCTACATCACTCACGGAGTGCTCTCCGGTGGCGCGGTTGCCCGTATCACCTCTTCCAAGCTGCGCGAATTGGTGATCACCGATTCCATCGAGCCGACCGAAGCGGTTCTGAACGCCCATAACATCCGCGTTCTGAGCGTCGCCAACCTGCTTGGCGAAGCCATTTCCCGCACGGCCAACGAACAGTCGGTCTCGTCTCTGTTCGACTAGGCAACGCGCATAAGCCTTTCATGTGCAAAGTGGCGTGCAAGGCAAACCACCCATAGCGCGAAAATCCATAAGCCCGCAGTGTCTCCTGATGCTGCGGGCTTTTTTGGTTAAGCACCCCCTCTCCACGGACCATTTGCTTGAACATCCATGCCGATGCCCCTCCCCACTCGCATAAAACGCTTGGTTACAATTGGATACCAATCATTCCTTGAGTTGCTGACAAATTGAAGTAAGTTGTCATTATCCTGTCTGATCTGTTCGACAGATCTGCCGATACTCAATGAAGTGTGCAGAGCATAGCTCATTGATAAACACACGGACCGCAAGCACGAGATTGGCATCATTCTGGGAACCGTTTCACATCACCCGATGCAAAAGTCATTCTTTAGCATCAGTTGAAATATCTCATCTTGAGATTGCCAAATTCTGATCCTACTTCTCCGCTTTTCACTGTTTAAGGCTATCCAAGATGGCAAAACTAAAAGTAGATCTCACCCTCAAGAATGCTCAATCTTTGGCCCAAAAGGGTAATTATTTAGAGGCGAGAAGACTCTATCAGACTGTATTGGCGACCTTCCCCGGCAACAGTCGCGCGCTTCAGGGATTGGCTCTCGTGGAAAAGCAGATCAAACTCAGGGGCGCCAACACCTCCATTAACGAAACGATCAAGACACTGGGGGGATTGCTTTCCAAAGGCTTCTTTCAGGATGCCATCGAACAGTCTCAGGAAATTCTCAAGCAGCGCCCCGATGTGTTTGTCATCTGGTATATTCTCGGCATTGCTTCCATCCAGCTTGGAAAGCTCAATCAGGCCATCTCCGCATTTGATCAGGCCATTTCTATAAAGCCGGACTATATCGAGGCGCATCTGAATAGGGGATTCGCTCTGCAAATGCAGGGGTTGCACGAGAAAGCCATTGCCTCTTTTCAAAAGGTTTTGTCCATCAAGCCAGACCTGCCGCAGGCGCACAACAATATCGGCAACGCTCTTCGCCAACAGGGCAAGCTATCCAAGGCAATTGCCGCTTACCAAAAAGCCCTGTCGATCAATCCGGCATTTCCAGAAGCACTGTATAATCTAGGACGCTGCTGGCAGGATCTTGAACAGATGGAGGAGGCACAGAAAGCCTACCTAAAGGTGCTGTCCATCAAACCAGACCTGCCCGAGGCAAATAATGATCTTGGCACGGTTTATTTGGAGCAAAGAAAATTTGACGAGGCAGCCCAAGTATTCAGGAATGCCATACGCCATCGTCCCCAATTTTCCGAAGCCCATAGCAATCTTGGAACGGCCCTGCATGAGCAAGGTCACATCAAGGAGGCCATTGCGTCTTGCAACAAAGCCCTGTCTCTCAACCCTGAACATGTGAGCGCCTACAACAATCTTGGTGTTATTTACACATCTGCCGGAGAGCCGGACAAGGCTCTTGAAGCCTACACAAAAGCGCTGTCCATCAAGCCAGATGACGCACAGACGCTTTATAATATCAGCTCCCATGTCGACCACACGCCAGATGACCCTCAAATTGCACTCATCGAAGGCCTTTTGAGAAAGTCAGATCTTGCAAGCAAGGACAAGATCCTCCTGCATTACACTCTGGCGAAAATCTATGAAGAAACCAGACAGTTAGAGGCGTCTCTCAAGCATTATAAAGCGGGGGGAGCGCTGCAAATTGATCGTGTGCACTACACCATAGAAAAGGATGAAGAGCTTTTCGAAAAGATCCGGCAGTCAGCACCAGGCATTCGAGCACAAGCCTTGGCTCCTTCACGAGACGATGAGACCGTCACGCCGATTTTCATTCTCGGTATGCCACGATCCGGAACGACGCTGATTGAACAGATCATTTCGCACCATACGCAGGTATATGGGAGCGGAGAGCTGGACCATGCGACCAATTTGGGATTGAAAATTAGCTCGGGCGCTGTTGCTGCAACCCAAGAAAACCTAAAGGCCTTTAGGCAGACATATTTATCGGAACTGAAAAGATCATCCGAAGGCAAAGCCTATGCCACCGACAAAATGCCAAACAATTTCCGCCAGATAGGCCTTATCTGTTCAGCACTTCCGGAAGCCAAGATCATCCATGTCAAGCGCGATGCAGCGGCGACCTGCTGGTCGAACTTCAAGACAAGGTTCGTCGGCAACGGTTTGGGATATAGCTATGACCTGCAAGCCGTCGTGCGCTTCTATAAGCTATATGAAGACCTCATGACCTTCTGGAACCAGACCTACGGGGATCGGATTATCGAAGTCGATTATGATGCTTTGACAATTAATCCAGATACAGAAATCAGAAAAATGATCAGCGATCTGAGCCTCGACTGGCAAGACTCATGCCTGTCGCCTCATACAAACAAGCGCATGGTCAAAACCGCCTCAAATCTACAAATCAGAAAGTCGATCTACAAAAACAGCTCCAAAGAATGGCTGCAATTCCAGCCGTTTCTTGACGGGGCATTTGATGAACTGCGCACGTAATCACAAATGCAGGCAAACAGAGCCGCGTGAATGTCTTCTTCCTTCAGGCTTAGATCAAAAATGATGGCAATGTCGCTCGATGCTACGGAGCTTCCATTGCCCGTTCCTTTTGACTGATGTATTGTTCGACATTCATTTGGAGTAAAATTCGAAGTTTCGTAACTACAGGATCAAAGTAAAGTGAAAATAATGTCTGGGGGATTTGCTGATTGGAGAGATGTTGATAGCTGGCACATCTCGTCTTACCCAAGAAGTGGAAATCATGCAGTTCGGGCCATTCTCGAATATGCCACAAAAAGACCCACGTTACCTTCATTAGAAGCAAGAAAACTCGACGTCCCCATTTACTTGAGAAAACCCAATCAAAAAGAAAATTTCATCAAGGTAACGGATGATCACGCGATCGGATACAAATCCCATTTTTTGCTTGAATTTTTACAGAATGAAGAAATCTCCAAAAGAAAATCCGGGATTATTCTTATAACCAGAGATCCTGTAGAGGCAATCGTTTCTCATCTTTATCCAGACTATGCAAGAGCCAAGTCTTTACATGCTCTGAAGTCTTTTCTTTTTCTGACTAAAAAACGGACTTACCTTGACGATGGCTTATGGCGCGAAAAAATTCGCGCACATGTTGATATATACCTATCCTGCGCTTTTGCGTACCACTATTTAAAGGACCGACCGAGAATTCATGTTCGGTTTGAAGACTTGATTGAGGACCCGGTCTTGTTTGCAAATTCTCTCATTGAAAAAATGGGAATAGAAAAAAAGCTTTCAGATTACGAGGTCAAGAAAGTTCTGTCTTTGTCGCGGGATAGCTTGTCCAGAAAAGGCAATAGGGCGCAAGATCCAGTCCTTCGAGAGAAATTGCGAGACCTGACAAGCAAGTATATTTGCTACGAGCAGATTTTTGATCTGTTGCAGGATTAGAGGCCTTTATAGTCGTCATTTCAACCTCATGCGCTTGGCATTTATCCGCCTAGTCGGTTCCTACAGCTGACGGGTGCGAAAAATCGCTGATTTCTGCGTCGCCCCCGCTTGCCAATAGCACCCTGATGCCTTATAAGCCCCCCAGCTGCCTCTACACCCTTGGAGGAGTTGCAGCAGCGGGGCCGAACATTCGGCCTTTTTTCTATTTTTTCAGGAGTATATCCAATGGCTAACTTTGAATTCAAAGCAGAACGCCGTGACCGGGTCGGTAAGGGGTCCGCTCGTGCATTGCGTCGCGAAGGCAAGATCCCTGCCGTCATCTATGGCGACAAGAAAGATCCTATCTCCATCGCTATCCCTTACAAAGAAACCAACCTTCAGATCCATAAAGGCGGTTTCCTGACGCACATCGTGACCATCGATGTGGATGGTGACAAGATCCGCGCGATCCCTCGCGACTACCAGCTCGACGTTGTCCGTGACTTCCCTATGCATGTCGACTTCCTGCGCGTTTCCCGCACCACCAGAATCACTGTTGGTGTTCCAGTTGAATTTATCAACGAAGAAGAATGCCCAGGCCTGAAACGCGGTGGCGCCCTCAACATCGTTCGTCGTGACGTCGAAGTTGAATGCCCGGCAACCGATATTCCGGAATCCTTTGTATTCGATCTGAAAGAAGCCGATCTTGGTGATTCGATCCACATTTCCGCAATAACCCTGCCGAACGGTGTGACCCCGACCATTACCGATCGCGACTTCACGATCGCTACCATCGCAGCACCTGCTGGCTTCAACGAACCAGTTGAAGGTGAAGAAGAAGAAGGCGCTGAAGCAGAGGCTGAATAATCAGCTCTGTGTTTCAGACCCCACAAGTTCAGGGTTCGGGAGGTTAAACCATGTATCTGCTCGTCGGACTTGGCAATCCCGGACCCCAATATGCAGGCAACCGCCACAATATCGGTTTCATGGCAGTCGACGAGATTGCCCGCCAGCATAATTTCGGTCCATGGCGCCGCAAGTTTCAGGGCGAGGTCAGCGAAGGCCTTATCGGCTCGAACAAAGTCCTGCTCCTCAAGCCCACCACCTTCATGAATGAATCCGGCCGCGCGATCTCTGAAGCCTGTCGCTTTTACAAGATCCCGCCTGAAGACGTGTATGTCTATCATGACGAGTTGGATCTCACCCCCGGCAAAGTGAAGGCCAAGCTGGGCGGCGGCGTCGCCGGGCATAACGGTCTGCGCTCAACCGGTGCCCATATCGGCAACAATTTCCACCGCATCCGTCTGGGGATCGGCCATCCGGGCCGGGAACGGGTCACCCAATGGGTGCTGGGCGATTTTGCAAAGGTGGACGGAGAATGGCTCGAGCCAACGCTCGATGCTCTGGCCTACACAGCCCAGAGCCTCATCGAGAATGATCTGGGCCGCTTCATGACGGATTTCAACCAGAGGCTGGCCCCTCCCGTCAATGGCCACAAGAAAAGCAAGTCACAATCCGCAAGCGCTGACAAAAAGCCCTCCCAACCGGGCAGCAAGGCATCATCAAGCAGCTCGGATAAACCGAACAAGGGCAGCAACAGCGCCCGCTCCGACAAAAACGCAGAGCCCCCACGCAATGCGATGGCCGAAGCGCTGAAACAGCTGGTCACCAGAAACAAGGATTAAGAGCAATGGGTTTTAAATGCGGTATCGTGGGATTGCCAAATGTCGGCAAATCCACTCTGTTCAACGCGCTGACCAAAACCGCAGCGGCACAGGCAGCCAACTATCCCTTCTGCACCATTGAACCGAATACGGGCGATGTTGCCGTTCCGGATCCGCGTATGGATGCCATCGCAAAGATTGCCGGTTCCAAGGAAATCATCCCTACCCGCCTTACCTTTGTTGACATCGCCGGTCTCGTCCGCGGTGCTTCCAAGGGCGAAGGTCTGGGCAACCAGTTTCTGGCCAACATCCGCGAAGTGGACGCCATTGTGCATGTGCTGCGCTGCTTTGAAGATGAAGACATCACCCATGTGGAAGGCAAGATCGATCCGGTTACCGACGCTGAAACCGTTGAAACCGAATTGATGATCTCGGACATGGAAAGCCTTGAACGCCGCGTGGTCAACCTGCGCAAGCGTGGTCAGACCGGCGACAAGGATGCCAAAGCACAGGCTGCCCTGATGGATCGCCTGCTTGAGCTGCTGCATGATGGCAAACCCGGTCGTATGCTCGATGTCGCCGATGACGAAGAGCGCAAGGCCGTTAGCGACCTCAACCTGCTGACAACGAAGCCCGTCCTCTATATCTGCAATGTGGATGAGGAAAGCGCTGGCACGGGCAATGAATTCTCCAAGGCTGTTGAAGCCATGGCAGAAAAACAGGGCGCAGGGGCCGTTGTCATCTCTGCCGCCATCGAAGCTGAAATTTCTCAGCTGGATGCAGAAGAACAGGCAGAATTCCTCGAAACGCTGGATCTGGAAGAACCCGGTCTCGACCGCATGATCCGCGCAGGTTACGACCTGCTGCACCTCATCACCTATTTTACAGCTGGCCCGAAAGAAACCCGCGCCTGGACCATCACCAAAGGCTGCAAGGCCCCACAAGCCGCCGGTGTCATCCATACCGATTTCGAACGCGGCTTCATCCGCGCCCAGACCATCGCCTTTGATGACTATGTATCCCTTGGCGGCGAAACAGCAGCCAAAGAAGCCGGCAAAGCCCGCGACGAAGGCAAGGAATATATCGTGCAAGATGGCGACGTCATGCTCTTCAAGTTCAACACTTGATGAACTTGTGAAATCCAAATAAAAAGCCTGCCCTATTCGGGCAGGCTTTTTTTATGCGCTGAGCACAGCTAAATCAGATCAAACCAGGCTTACTTGGCGTGCAGCTTGACCCAGTCGGCAAAGGCCGCAGCAAACTGCTTGAGGAAGTCCCGCGTGCCATCATTTGTCATCTGATCCTTGTCGTCAAACAGACCACCGAACGCCCCGATATAAGCTTCTGGCTGCTGCATGGCAGGCATATCAAGGAAGGTCAGGGACTGGCGCAAATGATGGTTGGCGCCAAAGCCGCCAATCCCGCCCAGAGACCCCGACACGATGCCCGCAGGCTTGCCAGACCAGGAACTCTCGCCAGCAGGACGAGACCCGACATCAAGCGCATTCTTCAAGGCAGCCGGCACAGAGCGGTTATATTCCGGTGTTACGAACAAAACGCCATCGGCAGGCGCCAGAGACGCACGGAAGGATTTCCATTCTTCGGGTGCATTTTCACCATCCAGATCCGGATTATAGAAGGGCAATGAGCCCACTTCCACAAATCGGAAAGACAAGCTTTCCGGGGCCAGATTGACAATCGCATTTGCAACTTTTCGGTTGATGGAGTCTTTTCTTAAACTCCCCACGATGACGGCAATATCATAACTATCTTTCATCGGACTCTCCTGAAAATAATGAAATCAATGAAGGGAACTGGCAGGGACTTTCTTGCAAATCTCTTCGACCATATCCCTTGTTGTTTTCTTTAAAATGGTGTCAGGAGGTCAACGGTTCAAACCCGCAGAAGTTCCGATAGAGCCATAGCGAAAATGAAAATATTTCATCATAGCGTTAATGCATCTCTGTAGCGGCAACGGGGCGCTTTGACGGTTGGTCAATTCACCCCCGGACAAATCTGTCCGGCGTGCCTTAAACCATTCCTCTGGCGGTAAATGGGGCACATACCCCCATCAGTCCGCTCGGCCATAGGCCGCCAGAAACGCATCGACAGCAGCATCAACCGCAAGATTGAAATCAAGATGAGGTGGGCACCGATACATGATCGGCTCTGCGACCCCGCATTCAAGCAATCCCTTCAAATGCAGGCTGACTATTTTGGCCGAAGGCCCCGATAAAATTCCCTGCTCCATCTTGGCTGCCATAAACTCTTCGACTTCCCCCCAGCCTCTTCCCTGCCCGTTCTTATACAGTTCCTGAGACAGCTTGCCCTCGAAATTCTCGGAAACGGCACTACGAAACAGCGCCACGGTTTCCTCATCCGTGATGAAATCCAGATAATCGCGCCCGAACTTTTTCAGCTGCCCGGCAAGATCCTCGTTGTCCCGATCCTCGAAAGTCTGGAACACGGCGATTCCCTGATCATCCAGCGACTGCATCAACACGGCTGCAAACAATTCTTCCTTAGAACTGTAGTAACCATAAAGAGTGGCTTTTGACCCTCCAAGCTCTGCAGAAATCGCAGACATACTGGCCCCGTGATAGCCATTTTGGCCAAAGACTTTGGCAGCAACCTGCAGAATTTCGAGCCTTTTTTCATCTGTTTTAACGCGCATGCGACACTCCCTATAAGTGAACACAAGAGTACAGTTTTGGCTTGACGAGCGCAAGAGAAGAATATAACTAAAACGTACTGTACGGTTTTACCGCACCCTAAACCCAATTTGGATTTCCAACTATGTCGCATTTCAATCTGAACAAACATCGCGCCACGCCAATGGCCCTGAGCATCCTCATTCTCTTGGCTGGCTGTGCCATTCCGCCAAAAGAAACCCCGCTCACCGAGATGAAATCGGTTGAAAGCTATCAGACAGGAAAGTCGTTCCTTTCCAGCGCCGCCCAATGGCCATCTGACCATTGGTGGGAGGCATATAAAGACAAGCAGCTAAACCAGTTGATGAAGGAAGGTCTGTCGGAAGCCAATGATATTCGGCTGGCACAGGCGCGCCTCAAATTGGCAAAAGCCGCGACAGGCATGTCCAAAGCAGGCCTGCTTCCCAATGTTGGCGCACAGGCCTCCGTTGATCAGGAACGCCAGAGCTATCATTACCTGATGGATGAGTCCTTCGTCCCTCAAGGCTGGAATGACGGCGGCATAGCTACCCTCAACTTCAATTGGGAAATCGACTTCTGGGGCAAGAACCGGGCCGCACTAGCCGCCGCCAAGGGCGAACAGAAAGCAGCCGAAGCAGAAGCTGCAGCGGCCCGGCTTGCGGTCTCATCAGGCATCGCACAGGCCTATGCGCAGTTGGCATCGCTTTATGCCAGCCGTGATGCAGCCTCCAGCGCCCTGCGTGTCCGCAACGACAGTCTCAAGCTGATGCAGTCCCGCTTCAATCAGCAGCTTGAAAATGAAAGTGCACTCGAAAGAGCCAAATCAAACCAGCAAAGCACGATCGCTCGCCTTGCTGCCATTGACGAAAATATCGCTTTGGCAAAGAACCAGATGGCAGCGCTTCTCGGCAAAGGACCGGATCGCGGTTTGTCCATCAAACGTCCAAGGGTCAATGGCGGTCATTATTATGGCCTACCAAACCAGTTGCCGATTGACCTCCTCGGACGCCGTCCAGATATTGTTGCCGCACGCCTCAGGGCAGAGGCTTCCGTCAAGCGCGTGGATGAGGCCAAAGCCTCCTTCTATCCGAACGTGAACCTCTCTGCCATGATTGGCCGCCAAGCCCTCGGGCTCGACATGCTGCACGCCAGTAACGCAACGCTCGGCTCTATTGGCCCGGCTGTTTCGTTGCCGATTCTGGACGGTGGACGCCTGCGGTCTGGCTTCATGAGGTCCAAGGCCAGCCAGGAAATGGCGGTCGCAACCTATGATCAGACTCTCGTCAGAGCTCTGAAAGATGTTGCCGACGCAGTGGTGAGCAAACGCCAGCTCTCCGTGCGCTTGAAAGCAACCAGCAATGCCGTGAAAGCGGCGCAAAATGCCTACGACATTGTCAAGAACCGCTATGAAGGCGGCCTGGCAACCTATCTTGAAGTCCTAGCCGCCGAGGACGCCATGATTGGCGCCCGCGGTGCCGCGGCTGCTCTGAGAGCGCGCAGTTTTGCGCTCGATATTCAGTTGGTCCGTGCTCTTGGTGGAGGCTTTCGTGACATGGAGAAAACCAAGTGAGTGACATGAAAAAAGTACCAACGGATGTAAAAGTCGAGAACAAGATCGAAAAGATCTATGAGGATCGCGAGACAGAAATGCCCGAAAAGAAAAGCAAACGCTGGCCCCTGTTTTTTGGCCTCTTCGTCGCTGTCGCGGCCGTTTCTGGCGCCTATTACGCCTATGACACGCTCTATGCGTCCAAGCACGCCATCACCGACAACGCCTATGTGGGCGCAGATATTGCAGGCATCACACCGCTGATTGCCGCTCCGGTGAAGGAAGTACGCGTCAGCGATACCCAGCATGTCGCCAAGGGTGATATTCTGGTGGTGTTGGATGATACCGACGCCAAGCTGCATCTGGCACAGGCCGAAGCCGGCTATCAGCAGTCGCTGCGCGCCGTCAAGGCTCTGAACGCAACGGACAAGACCCTGCTCGCCCAGATCGAAGGCCGCAAGGCCGATCAGAAGCGCGCTGAAGCCCAACATGAAATGGCCGAGGCCAATTTCGCCAAAGCCAAGATCGACCTCGAACGCCGCCAGACTCTGGTCGAAAACGGTTCCGTCTCTGGCGATGAGCTGACCATGGCCGAAACCGCCTTCAAGAATGCAGAGGCCAATCTGGGAGCTGCAGAAGCGGCTTTGGAAGCAGCTAGCGCGGGTCTGGAAGCGGCTGAAGGTCAGCAAATGGCCAACGCTGCCATGATCGAAGGTGCATCGGTGGAGAACAACCCCCAAGTGCTGGTCGCCAAGGCTCAGCGCGACCAAGCGCAGGTCAATCTGGACCGCACGGTCATTCGCTCACCGGTCGACGGTGTCGTGTCCATGCGCCGCGTACAGGTCGGTGAACGGGTTCAGCCGGGCATGCGCCTGATGGTCGTCGTGCCCCTTGACGAGGTCTATGTCGATGCCAACTTCAAGGAAGTGCAGCTGGAAAAGGTTAAGCCGGGCCAGCCTGTGACCTTGCATTCAGACCTTTACGGCAGCGATGTGGAATTCAAAGGCACCGTCGTGGGCTTCTCGGGTGGCACTGGCGCAGCTTTCTCTGCGGTTCCCGCCCAGAACGCCACCGGCAACTGGATCAAGGTGGTCCAGCGCCTGCCGGTTCGTGTTGCACTTGATCCTGAACAGCTGAAAGACCATCCGCTGGAAGTGGGCCTGTCCATGGAAGCCGACATTCATGTCGCTGAGTAATCGGACATAAAGGACACAAAAAGATGACGAACGATGACAGCACAAGCCGGCCCCTTACAGGGGCCAGCCTAATCATTGCTGCTCTGGCGATCGGCACTGGCAACTTTCTTGTCGTGCTTGACAGCACGATTGCAAACGTATCGGTCCCCACGATTGCCGGATCTCTGGGTGTTTCCATGTCGCAAGGCACATGGGTCATCACCTCCTACGCGGTGGCCGAAGCCATCACTGTGCCTCTCACAGGTTGGCTGGCCATGAAGTTCGGTGCCGCCCGAACCTTCATTTTCTGCTTCTTTGCCTTCGCGCTGGTCTCCCTTTATTGCGGCATGTCCGGCTCACTCAACACTCTCATTCTTGGGCGTGTTATGCTCGGACTGGTCGGCGGCCCTATTATGCCGTTGTCCCAGATGCTGTTGATGCGCATCTTCCCCAAGGAGAAAGCCACAGCGGCCTCCGTGCTCTGGGCGATGACCACCCTCATCGGCCCGATTGCAGGCCCAATTCTGGGCGGCATCATTTGCGACAGTTATGGCTGGCAGTGGATCTTCCATATCAAGGTACCTGTGGCCATTATCGGTGGTCTGGTTGTCTGGGCCTTCCTTCGCCATCAACCCGATCCCAAAGCCAAGGCACGCATTGATGCGGTCGGCCTAGGGCTGCTGATCATCTGGGTCGGGGCATTGGAGATCATGCTCGAAGAAGGGCGCGACAAGGATTGGTTTTCCTCGCCGGAAATCTGCATCATGGCGGCGATCGCAATTATTGGCTTCCTCTCGTTCCTGATCTGGGAGCTGACCGACGAGAACCCGATCGTGGACTTGCGTATCTTCAGGCACAGAGGCTTTACCGCCGCCTCGGTGACCTTTGCCGGGGGCTTTGCTGCCTTCTTCGCCTCGGTGGTGATCCTTCCTTTGTGGCTGCAGCAGAATATGGGCTACACCGCCACCTGGGCTGGCTATGCCACCGGCATCATGGGCATCTTGGCCATGATATCCGCGCCTATTGTCGGTAAGGTGGTCGAGGTGGTTGATGCGCGTATCATTCTCTCGACGGGCCTTCTGGGGCTTGGTGCGATGATGGCATGGCGCATGACCTTTAACGGCGATGTGACCTTCATGCAGATGGCGTGGCCGACGCTCTTCACCGGTCCCTTCATGGTGATGTTCTTCGTACCCGTCACAGGGTTGGCTCTGGCCACCGTAGAGCCCCATGAACAAGCCAACGCGGCAGGACTCTCCAACTTCATGCGAACGCTTGCAGGGGCTTTTGCCACCTCTCTGGTGCAGACCCAATGGCAGAATACGGCTCGCGTGAAGCAGAATGAGCTTGTCAACATGATGCCCAACACTGACCGGGTCATCAATGACATGATGCAGAGCGGCATGTCCCATGATGCAGCCGTCGGCAGCCTCAGCTACACGATCTACCATCAGAGCGTCCTGCTTTCGACGCTGGAAATGTTCGGTATTATCACGATCGTGTTCGCCTTTGCCGCCCTGTTGCCATGGCTGGCCCCTCGCGCCAACATCGTGCAACACTAAAAGCGCTGTTCGCGCCTTACCCACCCAAAAGGGTACGGCTGCCGCCAAAATATCAAACGCCCGCTCCGGATACTGATCCGGGGCGGGCGTTTTCAT from uncultured Cohaesibacter sp. carries:
- a CDS encoding DHA2 family efflux MFS transporter permease subunit; translated protein: MTNDDSTSRPLTGASLIIAALAIGTGNFLVVLDSTIANVSVPTIAGSLGVSMSQGTWVITSYAVAEAITVPLTGWLAMKFGAARTFIFCFFAFALVSLYCGMSGSLNTLILGRVMLGLVGGPIMPLSQMLLMRIFPKEKATAASVLWAMTTLIGPIAGPILGGIICDSYGWQWIFHIKVPVAIIGGLVVWAFLRHQPDPKAKARIDAVGLGLLIIWVGALEIMLEEGRDKDWFSSPEICIMAAIAIIGFLSFLIWELTDENPIVDLRIFRHRGFTAASVTFAGGFAAFFASVVILPLWLQQNMGYTATWAGYATGIMGILAMISAPIVGKVVEVVDARIILSTGLLGLGAMMAWRMTFNGDVTFMQMAWPTLFTGPFMVMFFVPVTGLALATVEPHEQANAAGLSNFMRTLAGAFATSLVQTQWQNTARVKQNELVNMMPNTDRVINDMMQSGMSHDAAVGSLSYTIYHQSVLLSTLEMFGIITIVFAFAALLPWLAPRANIVQH